A window from Pseudomonas sp. Tri1 encodes these proteins:
- a CDS encoding DUF1656 domain-containing protein gives MGLREWSIGGVLLSPFLIYVVLALLVTGALRLLLSLVPAGRWIWHEALFDCALYVCVLTVITVVLGPL, from the coding sequence ATGGGCTTGCGTGAGTGGTCGATCGGCGGGGTGTTGCTCAGCCCGTTCCTGATTTACGTGGTGCTGGCGTTGCTGGTGACCGGTGCGCTGCGCCTGTTGCTCAGCCTTGTGCCGGCCGGGCGCTGGATCTGGCATGAAGCGTTGTTCGACTGCGCCCTGTATGTCTGTGTCCTGACTGTTATTACCGTGGTCCTCGGGCCGCTATAG
- a CDS encoding MaoC family dehydratase, translated as MTQVTNIPYEALEVGQTASYSKTVEERDIQLFAAMSGDHNPVHLDAEFAAASMFKERIAHGMFSGALISAAVACELPGPGTIYIGQQMSFQKPVKIGDTLTVRLEILEKLPKFRVRIATRVFNQRDELVVDGEAEILAPRKQQTVTLPTLPAITVG; from the coding sequence ATGACCCAGGTTACCAACATTCCTTACGAAGCCCTCGAAGTCGGCCAGACCGCCAGCTACAGCAAAACCGTCGAAGAGCGCGATATCCAGCTGTTCGCCGCCATGTCGGGCGACCACAACCCGGTGCACCTGGACGCCGAATTCGCGGCGGCGAGCATGTTCAAGGAGCGTATTGCCCACGGTATGTTCAGCGGTGCGCTGATCAGCGCGGCAGTGGCCTGCGAGTTGCCTGGGCCAGGAACCATCTACATCGGCCAGCAGATGAGCTTCCAGAAACCGGTGAAAATTGGCGACACCCTGACCGTGCGCCTGGAGATCCTGGAAAAACTGCCGAAGTTTCGTGTGCGTATCGCCACGCGTGTGTTCAACCAGCGCGATGAGTTGGTGGTGGATGGCGAGGCGGAAATCCTTGCGCCGCGCAAGCAACAGACCGTGACCTTGCCGACGTTGCCGGCGATTACTGTCGGCTGA
- the pgl gene encoding 6-phosphogluconolactonase, whose translation MAISELKLPQGVSALEFKSPVLLAEGLALKVAEQLRAALDARGTAVLVVSGGRSPVAFFQSLAKQALDWSKVVVSLADERWVPVEHADSNAGLLKRYLLQGAAAKAQFLSLYSASANLDAAAEQADRLLAELPPIDVLVLGMGDDGHTASLFPDSPNLAQALDANGARRCWPMLAPTVPHQRLTMSRALLASAQHKVLSISGQSKLTTLNAAVAGDDVAEMPIRAFLQPTLEIYWCP comes from the coding sequence ATGGCGATATCTGAATTGAAACTGCCACAGGGCGTCAGCGCCCTGGAATTCAAAAGCCCAGTGCTGCTGGCTGAAGGCTTGGCGTTGAAAGTGGCCGAGCAACTGCGTGCTGCGCTCGATGCGCGTGGCACGGCTGTCCTGGTGGTGTCCGGCGGGCGTAGCCCAGTGGCGTTCTTCCAGAGCCTGGCAAAACAGGCGCTGGACTGGTCGAAAGTGGTGGTGAGCCTGGCCGACGAACGCTGGGTGCCGGTCGAACATGCCGACAGCAACGCCGGCCTGCTCAAGCGCTATCTACTGCAAGGTGCAGCAGCCAAGGCTCAATTCCTCAGCCTTTACAGCGCCAGCGCCAACCTGGATGCGGCGGCCGAACAGGCTGATCGCTTGCTGGCCGAGCTGCCGCCAATCGACGTATTGGTATTGGGCATGGGCGATGACGGGCACACCGCCTCGCTGTTCCCCGACAGCCCGAACCTCGCCCAAGCCCTGGATGCCAACGGTGCTCGCCGTTGCTGGCCGATGCTGGCGCCGACCGTGCCGCACCAGCGCTTGACCATGAGCCGCGCCTTGCTGGCTTCGGCGCAACACAAAGTGCTGTCGATTTCCGGTCAGTCGAAATTGACCACTCTGAACGCTGCGGTGGCGGGTGACGATGTCGCCGAAATGCCGATCCGCGCGTTTTTGCAACCCACGCTAGAGATTTACTGGTGCCCATGA
- a CDS encoding aminotransferase class V-fold PLP-dependent enzyme, with amino-acid sequence MPENTLRAHDEAFWQTYAGRYEVDTEGPLNLENGYFGRMSRTVVEEYQRNIAFINRSNSVYVRQHFDREHDDAIRRQVAQLVRVPPNSVAMATSAVDALQSLIRNYNKLKPGDQVLICDLEYASVKSAMRWLARQRGAEVIELVHSHPASLESLVGSYRNAFIRHPRVKLMALTYVNHLTGLVMPVQAIAETADEFDVDIILDGAHALGQIDFDLKKLGIQFAGFNLQKWIGGPLALGFLYIDPQRLADIDPDMDEGHYPATDIRSRTPHSTPNIPALLTLPLVFEEHYALGGASAKGARLNYLRDLWVSTVREVPGIEVMTPDDPNLYCGITSMRFTAHTDQQAMADRLLDDYGIFTVVRHTSVGPCIRITPGLTTLASDIERLTEALIALSRT; translated from the coding sequence ATGCCCGAAAACACCCTGCGCGCCCACGATGAAGCTTTCTGGCAGACCTACGCCGGCCGCTATGAGGTCGACACCGAGGGACCGCTCAATCTGGAAAACGGCTATTTCGGCCGTATGTCACGGACCGTGGTCGAGGAATACCAGCGCAATATCGCATTCATCAACCGCAGCAACTCGGTGTACGTACGCCAGCATTTCGACCGGGAACATGACGATGCGATTCGCCGCCAAGTGGCGCAGCTGGTCCGCGTTCCCCCCAACAGCGTGGCGATGGCCACCAGTGCGGTGGACGCCCTGCAATCGCTGATTCGCAACTACAACAAGCTCAAGCCGGGCGATCAGGTGCTGATCTGTGATTTGGAATACGCGTCGGTCAAAAGCGCGATGCGCTGGCTGGCTCGACAGCGTGGTGCAGAGGTGATCGAACTGGTCCACTCGCACCCCGCCAGCCTTGAAAGCCTGGTGGGCAGCTACCGCAACGCGTTCATTCGCCACCCTCGCGTGAAGCTGATGGCGCTGACCTACGTCAACCACCTCACTGGGCTGGTGATGCCGGTCCAGGCCATTGCCGAGACCGCTGATGAGTTTGACGTCGATATCATTCTCGACGGCGCCCATGCCCTGGGCCAGATCGACTTCGACCTGAAAAAACTCGGCATCCAGTTCGCGGGGTTCAACCTACAGAAGTGGATCGGCGGGCCTCTGGCCCTCGGGTTCTTGTACATAGATCCGCAGCGGCTGGCCGACATCGACCCGGACATGGACGAAGGGCATTATCCCGCCACCGATATCCGCTCGCGCACGCCCCACAGCACGCCAAACATCCCGGCCTTACTGACACTGCCGCTGGTGTTCGAGGAACACTATGCCCTGGGCGGCGCTTCGGCCAAGGGCGCGCGACTCAACTATCTGCGGGACCTGTGGGTGAGCACTGTGCGTGAAGTGCCGGGTATCGAAGTCATGACCCCGGACGATCCGAACCTGTACTGCGGCATCACGTCAATGCGCTTCACCGCCCATACCGACCAGCAGGCGATGGCCGATCGATTGCTCGATGACTATGGGATCTTCACCGTGGTGCGCCATACGAGTGTCGGGCCATGCATTCGCATTACACCGGGGCTGACCACCCTGGCGAGCGATATTGAGCGGTTGACCGAAGCACTGATCGCCTTGAGCCGAACATAA
- a CDS encoding DUF3820 family protein, translated as MNPEKLELLVTRQMPFGKYKGRILADLPGQYLNWFAREGFPHGELGGLLALMQEIDHNGLSDLLDPLRAKHGKPKPRH; from the coding sequence ATGAACCCGGAAAAGCTCGAACTGCTGGTCACGCGCCAGATGCCCTTTGGTAAATACAAGGGGCGAATCCTCGCCGACCTCCCCGGCCAATACCTGAACTGGTTCGCCCGCGAAGGCTTTCCCCACGGAGAACTGGGCGGTCTGCTGGCACTTATGCAGGAAATCGACCATAACGGCCTGTCGGATCTGCTCGACCCTTTGCGCGCCAAACACGGCAAACCCAAGCCTCGCCACTAA
- the zwf gene encoding glucose-6-phosphate dehydrogenase, which yields MPSITVEPCTFALFGALGDLALRKLFPALYQLDGADLLHEDTRIIALAREPGSAQQHLAFIAAELRRYVGEKDLNEAVVERFLARLTYLHVDFLKADDYVALAELAGSAQQVIAYFATPAAVYGAICENLAKVGLSENTRVVLEKPIGSDLESSRKVNDAVAQFFPENRTYRIDHYLGKETVQNLIALRFANSLFETQWNQNYISHVEITVAEKVGIEGRWGYFDKAGQLRDMIQNHLLQLLCLIAMDPPADLSADSIRDEKVKVLKALAPISPEGLTTQVVRGQYIAGHSEGKAVPGYLEEPNSNTQSDTETFVALRADIRNWRWAGVPFYLRTGKRMPQKLSQIVIHFKEPSHYIFAPEQRLQISNKLIIRLQPDEGISLRVMTKEQGLDKGMQLRSGPLQLNFSDTYRSARIPDAYERLLLEVMNGNQNLFVRKDEIEAAWTWCDQLIAGWKKSGDAPKPYAAGSWGPMSSIALITRDGRSWYGDI from the coding sequence ATGCCTTCGATTACGGTTGAACCGTGCACATTTGCCTTGTTCGGTGCGTTGGGCGATCTGGCCTTGCGCAAGCTTTTTCCTGCCCTTTATCAACTCGATGGCGCGGACCTGCTGCATGAGGATACGCGGATCATCGCCCTGGCCCGTGAACCCGGCAGCGCGCAGCAGCACCTGGCGTTCATCGCCGCTGAACTGCGCCGCTACGTGGGTGAGAAGGACCTGAACGAAGCCGTGGTCGAGCGCTTCCTGGCGCGCCTGACTTACCTGCACGTGGATTTCCTCAAGGCCGACGATTACGTCGCCCTGGCCGAACTGGCCGGTTCGGCGCAACAGGTCATTGCCTATTTTGCCACTCCAGCGGCGGTCTACGGCGCGATTTGCGAGAACCTGGCGAAGGTCGGCTTGAGCGAAAACACCCGGGTCGTGCTGGAAAAACCCATCGGTTCGGACCTGGAGTCCTCGCGCAAGGTCAACGACGCCGTGGCGCAGTTTTTCCCGGAAAACCGCACCTATCGCATCGACCACTACTTGGGCAAAGAGACGGTACAGAACCTGATCGCACTGCGGTTCGCCAACAGCCTGTTCGAAACCCAGTGGAACCAGAATTACATTTCCCACGTGGAAATCACCGTGGCCGAGAAAGTCGGCATCGAAGGCCGCTGGGGCTATTTCGACAAGGCCGGCCAGCTGCGGGACATGATCCAGAACCACTTGCTGCAGTTGCTGTGCCTGATCGCCATGGATCCGCCGGCCGACTTGTCCGCCGACAGCATTCGGGACGAGAAGGTCAAGGTGCTCAAGGCCCTGGCGCCGATCAGCCCGGAAGGCCTGACCACCCAGGTGGTGCGGGGCCAATACATCGCCGGCCACAGTGAAGGCAAGGCGGTACCGGGCTACCTCGAAGAGCCCAACTCCAATACCCAGAGCGACACCGAAACCTTCGTCGCCCTGCGCGCCGACATTCGCAACTGGCGTTGGGCCGGGGTGCCGTTTTACCTGCGTACCGGCAAGCGCATGCCGCAGAAGCTGTCGCAGATCGTCATTCACTTCAAGGAACCGTCCCACTACATCTTCGCCCCAGAGCAGCGCCTGCAGATCAGCAACAAGCTGATCATCCGCCTGCAACCGGACGAAGGGATTTCCCTGCGGGTGATGACCAAGGAGCAAGGCCTGGACAAGGGCATGCAATTGCGCAGCGGTCCGTTGCAACTCAACTTTTCCGACACCTATCGCAGCGCACGGATCCCCGATGCCTACGAGCGGTTGTTGCTGGAAGTCATGAACGGCAATCAGAACCTGTTTGTCCGTAAAGATGAAATTGAAGCCGCGTGGACGTGGTGTGACCAGTTGATCGCCGGGTGGAAGAAGTCCGGCGATGCGCCCAAGCCGTATGCGGCCGGGTCCTGGGGGCCGATGAGCTCTATTGCACTGATCACGCGGGATGGGAGGTCATGGTATGGCGATATCTGA
- a CDS encoding bifunctional 4-hydroxy-2-oxoglutarate aldolase/2-dehydro-3-deoxy-phosphogluconate aldolase — MTNPSPTVSMADKVTLIDSLCAKARILPVITIAREQDILPLADALAAGGLTALEVTLRSQYGLKAIQVLREQRPELVTGAGTVLDRHMLAAAEAAGSQFIVTPGITRDLLEASVGSPIPLLPGISNASGIMEGYGLGYRRFKLFPAEVSGGVAAIKALGGPFGEVKFCPTGGVSPANIKSYMALKNVMCVGGSWMLDPEWIKNGDWGRIQECTAEALALLD, encoded by the coding sequence ATGACAAACCCATCCCCGACCGTTTCCATGGCGGACAAAGTTACCCTGATCGACAGCCTCTGCGCCAAGGCGCGGATCCTGCCGGTGATCACCATCGCCCGCGAACAGGACATCCTGCCGCTGGCCGATGCCCTGGCTGCCGGTGGCCTGACGGCGCTGGAAGTGACCTTGCGTTCCCAGTATGGCCTCAAGGCTATCCAGGTCCTGCGCGAGCAGCGTCCTGAACTGGTGACCGGTGCTGGCACCGTACTCGACCGCCACATGCTGGCCGCCGCTGAAGCCGCGGGTTCGCAGTTCATCGTCACCCCAGGCATCACCCGTGACCTGCTCGAGGCCAGCGTTGGCAGCCCGATCCCATTGCTGCCGGGCATCAGCAACGCCTCCGGCATCATGGAAGGCTACGGCCTGGGCTATCGCCGCTTCAAATTGTTCCCGGCGGAAGTCAGTGGCGGCGTCGCGGCTATCAAGGCCCTGGGCGGCCCATTCGGTGAAGTGAAATTCTGCCCGACCGGCGGCGTGAGCCCGGCCAACATCAAGAGCTACATGGCGTTGAAAAACGTGATGTGCGTGGGCGGCAGCTGGATGCTTGATCCGGAGTGGATCAAGAACGGCGACTGGGGCCGCATCCAGGAATGCACCGCCGAGGCACTGGCGCTGCTGGACTGA
- a CDS encoding alpha/beta hydrolase: protein MIHQTFMLTATDHSHLFVNQWLPETEPEALIMLAHGMAEHSGRYGRLAQALCAEGYGVYAPDLRGHGKTGEKAILGHFADEDGWTKVVGDLANLNQHIGQQHPEIPIVLLGHSMGSYIAQGYLLHHSASLHGAILSGSNFQPVALYRAARLIARFERWRQGATGRSALIEWLSFGSFNKKFKPTRTAFDWLSRDPDEVDKYVRDPLCGFRCTNQLWIDLLGGLQQISKASNLAQIDPGLPLLVIGGECDPVSEGERLKDLADALREAGSRYLQLTIYPQARHELFNETNRDEVTADVLAWIAQALSHKRPPRSE, encoded by the coding sequence ATGATCCACCAAACGTTCATGCTGACCGCGACCGACCACAGCCACCTGTTCGTCAATCAGTGGTTGCCCGAAACCGAGCCTGAAGCGCTGATCATGCTGGCCCACGGTATGGCCGAACACAGCGGGCGCTATGGGCGCCTGGCCCAGGCCCTGTGCGCTGAAGGCTACGGCGTCTATGCCCCAGACTTGCGCGGCCACGGCAAAACCGGTGAAAAAGCGATTCTCGGCCACTTTGCGGACGAAGACGGCTGGACCAAAGTGGTGGGCGATCTGGCCAATCTTAACCAGCACATCGGCCAGCAACATCCCGAAATACCCATCGTGTTGCTGGGTCATAGCATGGGCAGCTACATCGCCCAGGGTTACCTGCTTCACCACAGTGCCAGCCTGCATGGGGCGATTCTCAGTGGTTCCAATTTCCAGCCGGTGGCGCTTTATCGCGCTGCTCGCCTGATCGCCCGCTTCGAACGCTGGCGCCAGGGTGCCACGGGGCGCAGCGCCTTGATCGAGTGGCTGTCGTTCGGCAGTTTCAACAAAAAATTCAAACCGACACGTACCGCCTTCGACTGGCTCAGCCGTGACCCGGACGAAGTCGACAAATATGTCCGCGACCCGCTGTGCGGCTTTCGCTGCACCAATCAGTTGTGGATCGACCTGCTCGGCGGCTTGCAGCAAATCAGCAAAGCGTCCAATCTCGCCCAGATCGATCCAGGCCTGCCGCTGCTGGTAATCGGCGGCGAATGTGATCCGGTGAGCGAAGGCGAGCGTCTGAAGGATCTGGCCGACGCCCTGCGCGAGGCCGGCAGCCGGTACCTGCAATTGACGATTTATCCGCAGGCCCGGCACGAACTGTTCAATGAGACCAACCGCGACGAAGTGACGGCCGACGTACTCGCCTGGATTGCCCAGGCCCTGAGCCACAAGCGGCCGCCGCGCAGCGAGTAG
- a CDS encoding HlyD family secretion protein — translation MRTSVRVAITLGVVAVAIFAGFHLWQYYMLTPWTRDARIRADVVVIAPDVSGWVRELKAVDNQAVKAGDLLLSIDRERFEAALEKARAVVQTRQQQLSLREHEASRRAALGPQAISAELRENAQINAGIARGELREAQAEAKVAELNLARSQVLAPRSGHITNLRLAEGNYVNAGQPVMALIDDSTFYVQAYFEETKLARIRVGDPVKVWLMSADHALEGHVESISRGITDRNTNPDAQLLAEVEPTFNWVRLAQRIPVRIKLDGVPQGVSLSAGMTASVQVREDL, via the coding sequence ATGCGTACCTCCGTACGTGTCGCCATTACGCTGGGCGTGGTGGCTGTGGCGATCTTCGCCGGGTTTCATTTGTGGCAGTACTACATGCTCACGCCCTGGACCCGCGATGCGCGAATCCGCGCCGATGTGGTGGTGATCGCACCCGACGTCTCGGGTTGGGTGCGCGAGCTCAAGGCTGTGGATAACCAGGCGGTCAAGGCTGGCGACTTATTGCTCAGCATCGACCGCGAGCGTTTCGAGGCCGCGCTGGAGAAAGCCCGGGCGGTGGTCCAGACCCGTCAGCAGCAATTGAGCCTGCGTGAACATGAAGCGAGTCGCCGCGCCGCCCTGGGGCCCCAGGCCATCAGTGCCGAGCTACGGGAAAACGCGCAGATCAACGCCGGTATTGCCCGGGGCGAATTGCGTGAGGCCCAGGCCGAGGCCAAGGTCGCCGAGCTCAACCTGGCTCGCAGCCAGGTCCTGGCTCCACGCAGCGGTCACATCACCAACCTGCGCCTGGCCGAAGGCAACTACGTGAATGCCGGGCAGCCAGTCATGGCGCTGATCGACGATTCGACGTTTTATGTGCAGGCCTATTTCGAAGAAACCAAGCTTGCGAGGATTCGCGTGGGCGACCCGGTCAAAGTCTGGCTGATGAGCGCCGACCATGCACTGGAAGGCCACGTCGAAAGCATCAGCCGCGGTATCACCGACCGTAATACCAACCCAGATGCGCAATTACTGGCAGAGGTCGAGCCGACCTTCAACTGGGTGCGCCTGGCCCAGCGGATTCCGGTGCGAATCAAACTGGACGGGGTGCCGCAAGGAGTGAGCCTGAGTGCGGGGATGACGGCGAGTGTTCAGGTGCGTGAAGACCTGTAG
- a CDS encoding FUSC family protein encodes MPITFQALFAPDRLAVQFAIKTVLGGGLALWLALRWGLEQPSWALMTAFIVAQPLSGMVVQKGLARLLGTLVGTVMSVVFMGLFAQAPWLFLLALALWLGLCTACSTLLRSAWSYSFVLAGYTVAIIALPAISHPLGVFDQAVARCTEISLGIVCATAASALLWPLRVERQLAGQARAAWQSGMQAARATLAGDAQARKGLLEILGKIVAVDAQREHAWFEGSLGRQRARAISGLSQKLLMLLRISRSVRRQWKQLAPEEAEALQPWMNEVQQALDADSTTLQALRPRVWDASHDPLISSAQSYCLARFALLLDTALAACAALTAVQEGTEAADPPRTLTPHRDLSLAMVFGARSALAFLAVACFWLATAWPAASGALVLTCVVCSLFASRENGAQIGMSFLRGILLAVPTAFVIGEIVLPQWSSFAMLCMAMGVPLFFGALGMAKPQIFATATSFCLHFVVLISPLNAMKYDVAAFFNNAQAMMIGVGSAVLAFNLLILRDPAWHSRRLLAATLDDLVRLTHRNLRGAESWFGGRMADRLLQLARHYPELPVPARSRWDDGLLGLDVGDELLHLRLSLAVAQLPDSQAQRRYFEALQQVLEQGPVGSQADALAPASTEFLQVLSAQPPGDALKLAQGAVLQLQNSWHAWCRQHEPERQEHSHGLA; translated from the coding sequence GTGCCCATAACCTTCCAGGCCTTGTTCGCCCCCGACCGCCTCGCTGTGCAGTTCGCCATCAAGACCGTGCTTGGCGGCGGACTGGCGCTGTGGCTGGCGTTGCGCTGGGGGCTGGAGCAGCCGTCATGGGCGCTGATGACGGCGTTCATCGTGGCCCAGCCGCTGTCCGGGATGGTGGTGCAGAAGGGGCTGGCGCGCCTGCTAGGTACGTTGGTGGGTACGGTCATGTCGGTGGTGTTCATGGGCCTGTTCGCCCAGGCGCCCTGGTTGTTCCTGCTGGCGCTGGCGCTGTGGCTGGGCCTGTGCACGGCCTGTTCCACACTGTTGCGCAGCGCCTGGTCCTACTCATTTGTGCTGGCCGGCTACACGGTGGCGATCATCGCATTACCGGCTATTTCTCATCCGCTGGGGGTGTTCGATCAGGCCGTGGCGCGTTGTACTGAGATCAGCCTGGGGATTGTCTGTGCCACGGCTGCCAGCGCCTTGCTCTGGCCGTTGCGGGTCGAGCGGCAATTGGCCGGTCAGGCCCGTGCCGCCTGGCAGAGCGGCATGCAGGCAGCCCGTGCCACCCTGGCTGGCGACGCCCAGGCCCGTAAAGGGCTGTTGGAAATCCTTGGCAAGATCGTCGCGGTGGATGCCCAGCGTGAACATGCCTGGTTCGAAGGCAGCCTTGGCCGGCAGCGGGCCCGCGCCATCAGTGGCTTGAGCCAGAAATTGCTGATGCTGCTGCGCATTTCCCGCTCGGTGCGTCGGCAGTGGAAACAGCTCGCCCCCGAAGAGGCCGAGGCCCTTCAGCCGTGGATGAACGAGGTGCAGCAAGCCCTCGACGCCGACAGCACGACCCTGCAAGCCTTGCGCCCGCGGGTATGGGATGCATCTCACGATCCCCTGATCAGCTCGGCGCAAAGTTATTGCCTGGCCCGTTTCGCTTTATTGCTCGATACCGCCCTGGCCGCCTGCGCTGCGCTGACGGCTGTGCAAGAGGGTACAGAGGCGGCGGACCCTCCACGTACCTTGACGCCTCACCGTGATCTGTCCCTGGCCATGGTGTTCGGTGCCCGCAGCGCCTTGGCGTTCCTGGCGGTCGCCTGTTTCTGGCTGGCGACTGCCTGGCCCGCCGCCTCGGGCGCATTGGTGCTTACCTGCGTGGTGTGCAGCCTGTTTGCCAGTCGCGAAAACGGTGCGCAGATTGGCATGAGCTTCCTGCGCGGCATTCTCTTGGCGGTGCCGACGGCGTTTGTGATCGGTGAGATCGTGCTGCCGCAGTGGAGCAGCTTCGCGATGCTCTGCATGGCCATGGGCGTGCCATTGTTTTTCGGGGCACTGGGCATGGCCAAGCCACAGATATTCGCCACGGCCACGTCGTTCTGCCTGCATTTTGTCGTGCTGATCTCGCCGCTCAATGCCATGAAGTACGACGTCGCGGCATTCTTCAATAATGCCCAGGCGATGATGATCGGTGTCGGTTCGGCGGTGCTGGCGTTCAATCTGCTGATTCTGCGCGATCCGGCTTGGCACAGTCGTCGTTTGCTGGCCGCGACCCTCGACGACCTGGTGCGGCTGACCCACCGCAATCTGCGCGGGGCCGAGAGCTGGTTTGGCGGGCGCATGGCTGACCGGTTGTTGCAACTGGCACGACACTATCCCGAGCTGCCGGTACCGGCTCGCAGCCGTTGGGACGACGGATTGTTAGGCCTGGACGTTGGCGACGAGCTACTGCATTTACGTCTGAGCCTGGCTGTCGCCCAATTGCCCGATAGCCAGGCTCAACGCCGCTATTTCGAAGCGCTGCAGCAGGTGCTCGAGCAAGGCCCGGTCGGTAGCCAGGCTGATGCACTGGCCCCAGCGAGCACTGAATTTTTGCAGGTGTTGTCGGCGCAGCCGCCCGGTGATGCATTGAAACTGGCCCAAGGCGCGGTGTTGCAATTGCAAAACAGCTGGCACGCCTGGTGTCGCCAGCATGAACCTGAACGACAGGAGCACAGCCATGGGCTTGCGTGA
- a CDS encoding PA2169 family four-helix-bundle protein, which yields MTDINKESISVLNDLIETSKDGQEGFKTCAEDIKHPELKTLFVQRAADCAAAATELQAAVRALGGDPETSTSVAGDLHRRWVDVKAMFTGKGEEAVLNEAERGEDHALKAYKEALEKINKHNLVGIRDLVERQYHGVQRNHDQVKALRNQARKAS from the coding sequence ATGACCGACATCAATAAAGAATCCATCTCCGTCCTGAACGACCTGATCGAGACCAGCAAAGATGGCCAGGAAGGTTTCAAGACTTGCGCTGAAGACATCAAGCACCCTGAGCTCAAGACTCTGTTCGTCCAGCGCGCCGCTGATTGCGCCGCTGCCGCAACCGAACTGCAAGCGGCCGTTCGCGCGCTGGGTGGTGATCCGGAAACTTCTACCAGCGTAGCCGGTGACCTGCACCGCCGTTGGGTGGACGTGAAAGCCATGTTCACCGGCAAGGGCGAAGAAGCGGTGCTCAACGAAGCCGAGCGCGGTGAAGACCATGCGCTGAAGGCCTACAAGGAAGCCCTGGAGAAGATCAACAAGCACAACCTGGTGGGCATTCGTGACCTGGTAGAGCGTCAGTACCATGGCGTGCAACGCAACCATGACCAGGTCAAGGCGCTGCGCAACCAGGCGCGCAAAGCCAGTTAA